DNA sequence from the Methanococcus maripaludis genome:
TGTTAAAGAAATTGAAAAGGATAAGGAGCTTAAATATGGTTTAATGGGTGATTTTGCCATTGGTTTTCCAAATATTCTCGGAAAATACACGAAAATGGCAAGTGACGAAACTAAATCACTTCTTGGACGACATGGTTTAAGTCCTGCAGCATACCCTGCAAGGCGATTTGTGTTTAGACCTCGAAGAGATCTTGAAAACATTGCTTTTGATAATGGTCCTTTAACTGAAGTGATTAATTCAAAACTTGCTTATCCTGATCTTGCATTTGAAATAATTGCAGATATGAATAATTTGGGCGAACAGACCAGATATTCTGCAATTTTAAAGAATATATGGGATATTTCAAAAATTAGGGATCCAAAAGAAGTTTTGTTGATTACTGAACGTTCTGAAAATCCGAATTCTGGACCCTCTCAGACTTATTTACGAATCGAAGAAACAATGAATCGTTTAAAAACGGATGTACTGTTTACAGGCGATATAGATAATTCTTTTTTAACAAAACTTACAAATAAAAAAATCAATATTCTCGATTTTTCACAAAATTCCGAACTAGAAACTTATGAAGAATGTTTAATTTTTAAATTAGTCGTTCAAAATGCAATAAACGTTGCAATAAAATACAGAATTCCAGTATTTTTCGTAGTGGATGAAGTTCAAAACTTTATGAAAGATAAAAATGGAAAATGGGCAATTGATAAAATTTTAAGAGAA
Encoded proteins:
- a CDS encoding helicase HerA domain-containing protein; this encodes MVRINLGIGRADPTKRFGERTKRTLDLKNDEANHITLLGKSGYGKTTIMRGMIEEIYSSYSDAGIPPIIIVIERKVDTSKPKKVVEIYHEESENLSSAKAYRKYGEGIWNYLEHYVKEIEKDKELKYGLMGDFAIGFPNILGKYTKMASDETKSLLGRHGLSPAAYPARRFVFRPRRDLENIAFDNGPLTEVINSKLAYPDLAFEIIADMNNLGEQTRYSAILKNIWDISKIRDPKEVLLITERSENPNSGPSQTYLRIEETMNRLKTDVLFTGDIDNSFLTKLTNKKINILDFSQNSELETYEECLIFKLVVQNAINVAIKYRIPVFFVVDEVQNFMKDKNGKWAIDKILREGRSLCINLICATQYTDNLPKDILIGSSHIGIMGKLASNTDTKTLEKLIPDFRDVVDFDEPGSLSEWENMKRKLRFRGYFSYNKDYTEHIEYRQPQSL